Within Brevinematia bacterium, the genomic segment CTTTGACATTCTATTAATACTGGTTCTATACGGTATAGCTATGGTTATCTTTGGTGTGGTTATAGGATACTTAATCTCAAAGTTCAAGTTTTATAGGGATATGGACAGAATAATAAAGATGGAGAGGAAGATTGCCATAAGTTCTTCAAAAGCTGTGATAAAGGGGAAAGTTTCTGAACAAATTTTTCCTCTGACTCCTTTCTTTAAATATAAACTATCAGATGCTAGGTTTTTAGGAACACCTGTTGATTATATAGTGTTTGACGGTTACAGTGAGCTAGAGGGAGATAGGGGTGTGATAAGAGAGATCGTTTTCATTGAAGTTAAAACAGGAAGATCACAACTTTCAAACACTGAACTTGCGATAAAGGATGCTATTGACAACAAAAGGGTAAAATTTGATATTGTATACTTAGATTCTGCTTCGGAGACTAAATAGCGTGGATTCCTAGACTACAGTTATAGTTTTCATGATTACCATATATAACAACTCCAATATCAAGAACAACCAAAGCACTGACAAGTCAATAAAGCCTATTCTTGAGGGAAGATGATTCCTAAGGAAGTTTAGAGGTGGTTCAGTAATAGAGTAAATTACCGAATAAAGGGTTGAGAAAACTCTTGAGTTTAAAAGCGATAAATTGAATAATATAATAAACGAAAAGATTACCCTTATAAAAAGGATGAATTGGTATACTCTTATTATGCCTGCTAATACCATCAAGCTTACCTGAATTGCTGACACTAGCTCAGACATTGCAAAATTATTATTGCTAACCGAAGTTATTTTCAATGTTTTCGCAATCTTTGCAATAGGTTCAGTTTCCGTTAGGTGGATAATCAGGATTCCAAACTTTTTGCTTGCTTACTCTCTTCGGTTCTAGACAGTGTTCGTTCAAAAACTTCACTTCGTGCTAAGTCTCTTAGATACTTGTTGAAGGAGCTATTTACCCAGTCCCGTTAGGGACTGCGAGAGAAATAAAATAAAAACTATGCCTAATTGCTAAATTTTGGAATTTGTTAGGGTTTTTGTTTCTTGATTTCGTTTTTTGCGGTTGTTCATAATAAAATCTTATGAGAACTTTGGATGATGTTT encodes:
- a CDS encoding Holliday junction resolvase-like protein; its protein translation is MNFDILLILVLYGIAMVIFGVVIGYLISKFKFYRDMDRIIKMERKIAISSSKAVIKGKVSEQIFPLTPFFKYKLSDARFLGTPVDYIVFDGYSELEGDRGVIREIVFIEVKTGRSQLSNTELAIKDAIDNKRVKFDIVYLDSASETK
- a CDS encoding YggT family protein; protein product: MSELVSAIQVSLMVLAGIIRVYQFILFIRVIFSFIILFNLSLLNSRVFSTLYSVIYSITEPPLNFLRNHLPSRIGFIDLSVLWLFLILELLYMVIMKTITVV